Within Xanthomonas oryzae pv. oryzae, the genomic segment TACAGCAGGCCGCGTTCGCTGAGCTGGTCTCGCCAGTGGGGCTCGGTGCCGTAGGCCGCATCGGCTAGCACGACGCCTGCCGCAATCCCTGTCGCCAGCGCGCTGTCGATCTGATCCATGGCCAGCGCTGTCTTGGTCTGAAACACGACCTGATCCGGAACGCCTGCCTTCTTGCGCCGCACAGTGTCCTGAGCCCACTGCTCGGGAAGATACAGCCGATAGCCCACTGGCAGGCTGCCGTGTTCGTTGGCGATCGACAAACTCACGGCAACCTGGCAATTGTCCGTCTTGCCAAGGCGGCCGCAGTACTGGCGTGCAACACCGACCGAATGCACCCCCTTCTTTGAAAATCCCGTGTCGTCCACGATCCAGTGACACGCTGCGCTCTTCCTGCTCAGGGTCGGCAGCACCTGTGCCGCCACCGCCGTCAGCAGCGCTTGATCGCTCCAGTCGGCATCGGCCACCAGATGGTGCATCGATTGATGGGCTGAGCGCACGTTCTGCGGGTGCACCCGCGCGGCCATGGGCTCCACGCTCTTGCGCCCTCCAGGCAGTAGCAACCCCTTCAGGTACCAGTGTGCGGGCTGTTTGCGATCCGCATGGGACAGGGCGGCAGCAACTACTTCCCCGTACTGTTCAAAACGCACTTCCAGTGTCCTATTCAACACAGCTCTCCCGCGCGGCCTGAAGGTCTTCCAATAGTGGCACAAA encodes:
- a CDS encoding IS701-like element ISXo15 family transposase — protein: MLNRTLEVRFEQYGEVVAAALSHADRKQPAHWYLKGLLLPGGRKSVEPMAARVHPQNVRSAHQSMHHLVADADWSDQALLTAVAAQVLPTLSRKSAACHWIVDDTGFSKKGVHSVGVARQYCGRLGKTDNCQVAVSLSIANEHGSLPVGYRLYLPEQWAQDTVRRKKAGVPDQVVFQTKTALAMDQIDSALATGIAAGVVLADAAYGTEPHWRDQLSERGLLYMVGVRSNTKVWWGSHQPAPMPPASPKGGRPRTRPMRDSAHAPISVHEVAQSLPARTYRQVSWRQGSDATLSSRFAAVRVRAAHNRQAHDEQWLLIEWPPGESEPRHYWFSTRPKQTPVKTLVATAQGRWRIERDYQELKSELGLHHYEGRNWRGFHHHASLCIAAYGFLMRERLRSKKNSVAFKMPAVSKSVRPRRSGPNATSPSQLDCHAGLRTG